In Streptomyces sp. NBC_01381, the sequence GTGAGACCCCGCAGGACGAGTGCGGGGTGCGGGATGTCCTGGACCGGCTCGGCGACAAGTGGTCCGTGTACGTGGTGGTCGAACTCGCCTCGGGCGTCCTGCGGTTCAAGGAGCTGCAGCGCCGGATCCACGGCGGCATCTCGCAGCGGATGCTCACCCTGACCGTGCGCCGTCTGGAGCGCGACGGGCTGGTCAAGCGCACGGTCTACCCGACGATTCCGCCGCAGGTCGAGTATGAGCTGACCGAGATGGGCCACAGCCTCACCCACCTCGTCAAGGCACTCGCCGACTGGTCCATCGACCACCGTCCGGCGATCGCCGCCGCCCGCGAGTCCTACGACGCGGTCCAGGGCTGACCGCGGCGCAGGGCCGCCGCCACCGCGTCCGCGAGCAGGCCGTGGCCCGCGTCCCCCGGATGTACGCCGTCCACCAGATGCCGGGATTCCAGGAGACCGCCGCCGGGGAGCAGTGCGGCCCCCGCGTCCCCGGCCGCCCGTTCCACCGCGGAGCGCAGCTCGCCGAGCGTGGCGCCCAGGGCGTTCGGCACCGACTCGGCGTCCGGGCGCAGCACGGGGGAGAGGACGAGGAGGGGAACCCCCGGGTGCCCCTGGCGCACCAGGGTCAGGAACGCCCGTGTCGTCTCGTGGAGCAGCGCCGCCGAATGCGGCGTACGGGCCCAGCAGTTCGTGCCGAACGCGACGGTGATGAAGTCGGCCTGCAGGGAGGCGAGTTGCTGCGCGCTCGCGATTTCGCCGCGCGCCGCTCCCGCGTACCCGAGGTTCACCGTGTCCAGGCCGAGCGCCCGTCCGGCGAGCGCGGGCCATGCCAGATGGGGGCGCGACGCCGACCAGCCCTCCGCGATGGAGTCGCCGTAGACGAGCCAGCGCGGTCGCCGTGCGGCGGGCTCGATCGTGCCACCGCCGACGGGGCGCAGGTTGGTGAGGGTGGGGCGCAGCGTCTCCGGCAGATGGAGGGTGAAGTCCCCATCCGGGTAAGGGAGTTCAATCCGCGCCACGTGCGAGCCCGGTGCCGCGGGGGTGTCGAAGGCGGTCTGTGCGCTGACGCCCGGCGGCGTGGGCGTGCCTGGGGCTTGCGCGGGTGCGTCCTGCTGTGAAGGTATGCCGACGGCTTCCGTGCTGCCGCTGCCCCATCGCGCGGGGACGGGGATGCCCGCCTCCTCGCCGGAGTCCGCGAGCAGCGTGAAGACGGGCGGCGCGTTGCGGTACGAGTCCGTATCCGAGGGAGGCGAGGCGGCGTACGCCACCTCCACCGCCCGCACCCCGCGCGCACTGAACTCAAGCCGCACTCCGGCCGGCAGGCCGGCCCGCTCCCAGGTGTCGCCGGGCAGCCGTTCCCGGTCGGCGGGGTCGGCGCGCAGCGGACGGCCGTCCGGTGACCACCATGCGGCGCCCCGTGTGAACTCCCTTATGGCGCACCGCCGGTGGGTACTGCGGCGGGGAGGTTCGCCCGTTCCTGGGTGTCGCCGGGCAGTCGGTCGCGGTCGGTCGGGTCGGCGGGCTGCACGCGGCCGTCCGGTGCCCGCCATGCCACGCCTCGCGTGAACTCCCTCACTGCGCACCGCCGGTGGGTACCTCGGCCGGAAGGCCCGCCCGCTCCCCGGTGTCGCCGGGCAGTCGTTCCCGGTCGGCGGGGTCGGCGCGCAGTGCACAGCCGTGCGGTGACCACCATGCGGCGCCTCGCGTGAACTCCCTCACTGCGCACTGCCGATGGGCACCCCGGCCGCAAGGCCCGCCCGGCAGCCGGTCCCGGTCCGTCGGGTCGGCGCGCCGCACGCGGCCGTCCGGTGACCACCATGCCGCGTCCCGTGTGAACTCCCTCACCCGTGCACCGCCCGCGCTGAACTCAAGCCGCACCCCGTCCGGGAGGCCCGCCCGCTCCCAGGTGTCGGCGGGATCGGTGCGCACCGGGCGGCCATCACGTGCCCACCACGCCATGCCCCGCACGAACTCCCTCACCGCGCGCCCCCGATCGTCGGGTAGGGGAACTTCACGCCGACCCCGCCGTCCACGACGAGCGTCTGCCCGGTGACGTACGACGAGAGCGGCGAGGCGAAGAAGAGCAGGGCGGACGCGATGTCCGAGGTTTCGGCGACGCGGTTCAGCGGCGCGTTGCGGGCGTTGTGCTCGCGGCCCTCTTCGCCGATCAGGGCCGCCACCCGTGGGGTCCACACGACGCCGGGCGCCACCGCGTTGACCCGCACCCCGCACGGGCCGTACTCCACCGCCGCCGAGCGGACCAGCGAGACAAGGCCCGCCTTGGCCGCGCCGTACGCCGCGTGCAGGGGCGCCCCCGTGAGGCCCGACACCGATGCCACGAAGACCAGCGGGCCGCCGCCCGCTTCGGCGAGCGCCTCGCCGCCGTACTGGACGGCCAGCCAGGCGTGCCGCAGGACCATCGAGAAGTGCCAGTCCCAGGACTCGTCGTCCAGCTCCGCCAGGGGTGTGTAGCGGGCCATGCCGACGATGTCGATGACGCCGCCGACCGGGCCCAACTCCCTTTGGGCGTACGCGAAAAGGTCCCTCACCTCCTCGCGGTGCGTCACGTCCGCGACGTACGCGGCGGAGTCCGTCTCGGCGGCGACCGCCTCCGCTCGGTCCTTGTCGACGTCCACGCAGAGCAGCCGTGCCCCCGCCGCCGTGAGGGCGTGCGCGGTCTGGCGGCCGATGCCGTTGCCCGCGCCGAGCAGGACGAAGACGCGGCCGTCCAGGCGGTGCAGGGAGGCGTAGTCGGGGACGGGGGAGGTGTCGGGCGCCGTCATCGGGCCGCCTTGCGGGGTCGGTACGACGCCAGTTCCGGGATGACTTCCTTGCCCAGGATCTCGATCGTGCGCAGGATCTCCTGATGCTCCAGATAGCCCCACTGGACGTAACAGATGAGCTGGTCGATGCCGAGGTCGGCGTAGTGCTTGGCCTTGCGGACGATGGTTTCCGCGTCGCCGATGAGGATCATGTCGCCGTCGTTGAACTCCTGGACGGGGACGCTGCCTTCGATGATCGGGGTGAGGAGCGGGAAGGTCCGCTCGCGCTCCTCCGTGTTCAAGTGCGGCAGTTCCCAGTCGAGCGTGAACTGGGCGAGATTGCGGTACCACCAGGCGACCGAGTCCCAGACCCGCTGCGAGGGACGGTCCGTCGCGTGCACGAGGGTGTACGCGCTGACGCGGTTCGTCGTGACGTCCGTGATCGGTGCCGGCGTGCGCGCCGCCTCGCGGTAGGCCCTCACCTGCCGGGCCATTGCTTCGAGCGGCTGCATGATCGAGAAGGAGAGAAGGCCGAGGCCCGCGGCGCCCGCCACCTCCGCCGAGCCGGGGGACGTGGCCGCCATCCAGCACGGTGGGTGCGGGTCCTGGACCGGCTTCGGGGTCACCATCCGGCGGGGGAAGGTGAAGCGCTCCGACTCGTACGCGAAGTACTCCTCGCGCCACATGCCCGTCACGATCTCGATCGCCTCGCGCCAGTCGGAGCGCGACTGCTCCCTGTCGACGCCGAAAGCCGTCTGCTCCATGGGAGTTGAGCGGCCGGTGCCCCACTCCACACGGCCGTCCGAGAGCACGTCCACCGCCGCGACCTTCTCCGCGATCCGCTGCGGCGGAGTGAAGCCGAAGGGGGTGAGCGTCACGCCGAAACCGAGGCGGATGCGTTCGGTCAGTGCCGCGAGGTGGCCGAGCAGGACCTCCGGCGCGGGGCAGTGCGAGCGGCCCTCGCGGAAGTGGTGCTCGACGGCCCACACCGTGCGGAAGCCCACCCGGTCCGCGAGCCGGATCTGCTCCACGGCCTCGCGGTAGGCGCGCTGTTCGGCGGTGCGCTGGCCGTGCGGATGGGGTCCGTTCCAGGGCTTCGGTACGTCGATCTCGTACAGCACATCGAGGTCCATGGCCTGCTGCCTCCCTCTCGACCGGGGTGCACGATGGGGGAGATCTGACGAAGTGTCAACCACTTCCCCTGAGCCCCGGAACGCAACGGACGAAACGGACCGCGCAACGAAGACCCGCAGGAATCGGAAGTACGCAACGATCATCCGCTGCTGCGCAAGGTTGCTGCATTACGTGAGTGAAGCCTGACTCATAGAGTCATCCGCTGTACGTGGTGTGGCGGGGACCGCCTGCTCGGCGGTCCCCATCCATACGTGGGGTGCTGCCGCCGGTCCCGCCGCCCTGACCGGCAGCGATGAAGGAGCCATGCGTGCTCGACCAAGGCGCACCCCCGCAGAACCGCCCAAGCCCCCCGGGAGCCGCCGGGCTTGGCAGCCGTCTCATGCGGCGCAAGCCGGTGGAAGCCCTGGTCGCGGAGGGCGGCCAGGGTGATGGCGGCTCGCTGCGGCGCTCCCTCGGCATGTGGCAGCTGACCATGATCAGCATCGGTGCCACGCTCGGCACCGGCATCTTCGTCGTCCTCGGCGAGAGCGTCCCCAAGGCCGGACCCGCCATCACCATCTCCTTCGTGATCGCCGGCCTCACCGCCCTCTTCTCGGCCCTCTCGTACGCCGAGCTGGCCGGCTCCATACCGGTCGCCGGCTCCTCCTACTCGTACGCGTACGCAACGATGGGCGAACTCATCGCCTGGGTCTGCGGCTGGTGCCTGGTCCTGGAGTACGGCGTGTCCGTGGCGGCCGTGGCCGTCGGCTGGGGCGAGTACCTCAACGAGCTGCTCGACGGCACCATCGGTGTCACCATCCCCGACGCGCTCTCCGCGGCGCCCGGCGAGGTCGACGGCGCGATCATCAACCTGCCCGGCCTGATCGTCGTGCTGCTCGCCATGGTGTTCCTGCTGGGCGGCGCCAAGGAGTCGGCGCTGGCCAACACGATCATGGTCATCGTGAAGATCGCCGCGCTCGTGCTCTTCTGCACCATCGGCTTCATGGGCTTCAAGTCCGGTAACTACTCCGACTTCATGCCGCTCGGCACGGCCGGGGTCAGCGCCGCCGCCGCGAGCCTCTTCTTCTCGTACATCGGCTTCGACGCCGCATCCACCGCCGGTGAGGAGGCGAAGAACCCGCAGCGTGACCTGCCCCGCGCGATCATGCTCTCGCTGATCATCGTCACCGCGCTCTACGTCCTGGTCGCCGCCGTCGCCGTCGGCGCCTGGAACTGGAAGGACTTCGAGGGTTCCGAGGCCACGCTCGCCGCGATCATGAACGACGTCACCGGGCAGAGCATGTGGGGCACGATCCTCGCCGCCGGCGCGGTCATCTCCATCGCGTCCGTCGTCCTGACCGTCCTCTACGGCCAGACCCGCGTCCTGTTCGCCATGTCCCGCGACGGCCTGGTCCCCAAGGTGTTCGGCAAGGTCAGCAAGAAGACGGGCACGCCCCGCGTGAACACCGTCATCGTGTCGCTGTTCTGCGCCGCCCTCGCCTCGGTGATCCCGCTCGGCAAGCTCGTCGACGCCACCAGCATCGGTACGCTCTTCGCCTTCGGCCTGGTCAACATCGCCGTGATCGTGCTGCGCCGGACCCGCCCGGACATGCCGCGCACCTTCCGCGTGCCGCTGGGCTGGCTCTTCCCGGTCCTCGGCTTCGGCTTCTGCGCGTACAACATGTTCAGCCTCGACTCCATCACCTGGACGGTCTTCGGTGTCTGGATGGCCGTCGGCCTCGTGTTCTACTTCCTGTACGGCATGAGCCGCTCCCGATTGGCCACAGCAGAGAAGTGATCCACCCCCAGTGCGACTGAACGATCTCGACGAACGCATTGTGCACGCCCTCGCCGAGGACGCCCGCCGTTCCTACGCCGACATCGGCCAGCTGGTCGGACTCTCCGCGCCTGCCGTGAAGCGGCGCGTGGACCGGCTGCGGGCGACCGGGGCCATCACGGGGTTCACCGTGCGGGTGGACCCCGCGGCCCTGGGGTGGGAGACCGAGGGGTTCATCGAGATCTACTGTCGCCGCAATACCTCGCCGGAGGCGATCAAGCGGGGGCTTGAGCGGTATCCGGAGATTGCGTCCGCGTCCACCGTTACCGGGGACGCGGACGCGATCGTTCAGGTTTTTGCTGCGGATATGCGGCATTTTGAGCGGGTGCTGGAGCGCATTGCGGGGGAGCCGTTTGTGGAGCGGACCCGGTCTGTGCTGGTGCTTTCGCCGTTGATGCGGCGGTTTTCGTCCGGGTCGCCTGCGTAGTTCGCCGACTGCGGGTTGTCTTGGGTTGCTCGCGCAGTTCCCCGCGCCCCTGACGGGGCGCCCCCTGCGTTTGCTTCCTACGGAAGCACCTTGAAACTGCCGCTTCCCGGCCTCGTCTTCTCGAACGGGGCCGCGCTCACGCACTTGGGCATGTCGTCCGGCAGGTCGTTCGGGATGCCGACCATCGCCCAGCTGTAGCCGAAGCCGTCCTGCTTGCCCTTGTCGTGGACCGTCAGGCCGACCCGCTTGCCGACGGACTCCTTCAAGACGCCGTCCGCCTTGGTGACCACCGCCGAAACCGTGGCGACCTTTCCGCCGGTCAGCAGGCAGTCCACCCGTGCCTCGGCCGAGCCGCCCCACTTGGGGTTCTCCATGTAGTGGCTGAACTTGATCGTGCCGTGGGCCTTGCCCGGATCGTTCTTGTCCTTCGCGTCCAGACGGGCGTCGAAGGTGAACGTGATCTCGTCGCCCTTCGGGCGGTCGATCATCGCGGTGCCGGTCAGTGCGGCCGCCTCTCGGTGCTGCGCGTCCGACGCGACGGCCGGTACCGCAACGCCGGTGGCGAGCACGACCAGGACTCCCAAGGCTGCGGCGACACGGGTACGGGTCAAGGTCATGAGGGGTCCTCCGTCTGCGGTGGCTTCGCCCGGTCGCTCCGGGCGGGATCAACGCTCTCGTGCACCGGCGCCCCGCGCATCGCACGCGAGGCGGTGATCGCCTCCGCCGCGCGGCGGGGACGCCGGCTTGTCGGGCCCTCCCCGGGGAGGAGCCGCCAGACCCCCGTCCGGGCGGCTCCTCGTCCGTGGTCGCGCCGGTCAGTTCGTCGGGTACGGCACCTTCCACGGCACGACCTGGAAGTCGCCGGTGCCCTGCCTGACCTTCTCGTGCGGCGCGGAGCTGGTGCACTTGGTCAGCTTCTTGGTGCCGTCGGGGCGTCCCACGGCCGCCCAGCTGTAGCCGACGCGGTCCTTCTTGCCCTGGTCGTGGACGGTGAAGCCGACGCGGCCGCCCTTGATGTCCTTGAGGTTGGAGTCGGTGATGATGCCGGTCGCCGTGGCCACCTTGCCGCCCGTCATCAGGCAGTCGATGCGGCCCTTCGCCCAGCCGCCCTTGCCGCCCGGCTTCTCCAGGTGGACGAAGCGGAAGGTGCCGGTGGCCTTCGACGGGTCGCGGTTGTCCTTCGCCGCCAGATGCGCGTCAAAGGTGAACGTCACGTCCTCGGTGGTCTTGCGGTACATCTTCGCCGAGCCGGTGAGCGCGGCGGCCTCACGGGGCTTGGCCTGGGGCTCGGCCTGCGCCTCGGCATGTGACGCGGAGCGCGCCGAGTCGTCGCCGGAAGCGACGGCCACACCCGCCGCGCCCGCCGTCATGAGGAGCGCGGCGCCCACGGCGATGACGCGGGGGTAATTGCGGGTGCTTGGCGCGGTCGTGCGGCTCATGGAAGTCCTCCGTCTGCGAGGCCGTTCACCCGGCGTTTCCGGGTGAGATCACGCTCTCGCGGAAGGGGGGTCCGGCACGTCCGGCCACGGGCGGGACTCCGCTTCCGCCGCGCGGCGGGGGCCCGTCGCGGACCCCTGCACCCGGAGGAGGACACCCCCGATACCCGGGGCGCACGGCGCCGCGCAACGAATCGCCGCCCCTGGCCCGCCATGCGCAACAGATCGCGCGGCAGCCCGCAACGCTCGCGCCTTGTCCGGGCAAGGCCGCCGACCGTACCGTCTAACGGACCCCACCGTCCCCTTCGTACGCCATGAGGATCCGCCATGCCTGCGCTGCGCACCGCCCTGCTCCAGAGCTCAGGGCAGCTCGGATCCGTCGCCGAGAACCTGAAGGGGCTCGACGACGCGGCGGGCCGCGCCGCCGCCGCGGGGGCGGGGCTGCTCGTGGCGCCCGAGCTCTTTCTGACCGGCTACGCGATCGGCGACGACATCCCGCGCCTGGCCGAGCCCGCCGACGGTCCTTCGGCCGCCGCCATCGCCGAGATCGCCGTACGTCATGGTGTCGCCGTCGCCTATGGCTACCCCGAGCGCGACGGCGAGCGGGTCTTCAATTCCGTCCAGCTGATCGGCCCCGACGGCACCCGCCTGGCGAACTACCGCAAGACCCACCTCTTCGGCTGCTTCGAGCGCGACCACTTCACCCCGGGTGAGCAGGCCGTCGTCCAGGCCGAGCTCGGCGGTCTGCGGATCGGCCTGATGATCTGCTACGACGTGGAGTTCCCGGAGAA encodes:
- a CDS encoding helix-turn-helix domain-containing protein, with the protein product MSAGHTAVTTPPAREAVVEPVISCETPQDECGVRDVLDRLGDKWSVYVVVELASGVLRFKELQRRIHGGISQRMLTLTVRRLERDGLVKRTVYPTIPPQVEYELTEMGHSLTHLVKALADWSIDHRPAIAAARESYDAVQG
- a CDS encoding GDSL-type esterase/lipase family protein — translated: MREFTRGAAWWSPDGRPLRADPADRERLPGDTWERAGLPAGVRLEFSARGVRAVEVAYAASPPSDTDSYRNAPPVFTLLADSGEEAGIPVPARWGSGSTEAVGIPSQQDAPAQAPGTPTPPGVSAQTAFDTPAAPGSHVARIELPYPDGDFTLHLPETLRPTLTNLRPVGGGTIEPAARRPRWLVYGDSIAEGWSASRPHLAWPALAGRALGLDTVNLGYAGAARGEIASAQQLASLQADFITVAFGTNCWARTPHSAALLHETTRAFLTLVRQGHPGVPLLVLSPVLRPDAESVPNALGATLGELRSAVERAAGDAGAALLPGGGLLESRHLVDGVHPGDAGHGLLADAVAAALRRGQPWTAS
- a CDS encoding SDR family NAD(P)-dependent oxidoreductase, encoding MTAPDTSPVPDYASLHRLDGRVFVLLGAGNGIGRQTAHALTAAGARLLCVDVDKDRAEAVAAETDSAAYVADVTHREEVRDLFAYAQRELGPVGGVIDIVGMARYTPLAELDDESWDWHFSMVLRHAWLAVQYGGEALAEAGGGPLVFVASVSGLTGAPLHAAYGAAKAGLVSLVRSAAVEYGPCGVRVNAVAPGVVWTPRVAALIGEEGREHNARNAPLNRVAETSDIASALLFFASPLSSYVTGQTLVVDGGVGVKFPYPTIGGAR
- a CDS encoding LLM class flavin-dependent oxidoreductase yields the protein MDLDVLYEIDVPKPWNGPHPHGQRTAEQRAYREAVEQIRLADRVGFRTVWAVEHHFREGRSHCPAPEVLLGHLAALTERIRLGFGVTLTPFGFTPPQRIAEKVAAVDVLSDGRVEWGTGRSTPMEQTAFGVDREQSRSDWREAIEIVTGMWREEYFAYESERFTFPRRMVTPKPVQDPHPPCWMAATSPGSAEVAGAAGLGLLSFSIMQPLEAMARQVRAYREAARTPAPITDVTTNRVSAYTLVHATDRPSQRVWDSVAWWYRNLAQFTLDWELPHLNTEERERTFPLLTPIIEGSVPVQEFNDGDMILIGDAETIVRKAKHYADLGIDQLICYVQWGYLEHQEILRTIEILGKEVIPELASYRPRKAAR
- a CDS encoding amino acid permease, coding for MLDQGAPPQNRPSPPGAAGLGSRLMRRKPVEALVAEGGQGDGGSLRRSLGMWQLTMISIGATLGTGIFVVLGESVPKAGPAITISFVIAGLTALFSALSYAELAGSIPVAGSSYSYAYATMGELIAWVCGWCLVLEYGVSVAAVAVGWGEYLNELLDGTIGVTIPDALSAAPGEVDGAIINLPGLIVVLLAMVFLLGGAKESALANTIMVIVKIAALVLFCTIGFMGFKSGNYSDFMPLGTAGVSAAAASLFFSYIGFDAASTAGEEAKNPQRDLPRAIMLSLIIVTALYVLVAAVAVGAWNWKDFEGSEATLAAIMNDVTGQSMWGTILAAGAVISIASVVLTVLYGQTRVLFAMSRDGLVPKVFGKVSKKTGTPRVNTVIVSLFCAALASVIPLGKLVDATSIGTLFAFGLVNIAVIVLRRTRPDMPRTFRVPLGWLFPVLGFGFCAYNMFSLDSITWTVFGVWMAVGLVFYFLYGMSRSRLATAEK
- a CDS encoding Lrp/AsnC family transcriptional regulator codes for the protein MRLNDLDERIVHALAEDARRSYADIGQLVGLSAPAVKRRVDRLRATGAITGFTVRVDPAALGWETEGFIEIYCRRNTSPEAIKRGLERYPEIASASTVTGDADAIVQVFAADMRHFERVLERIAGEPFVERTRSVLVLSPLMRRFSSGSPA
- a CDS encoding Repetin, which gives rise to MTLTRTRVAAALGVLVVLATGVAVPAVASDAQHREAAALTGTAMIDRPKGDEITFTFDARLDAKDKNDPGKAHGTIKFSHYMENPKWGGSAEARVDCLLTGGKVATVSAVVTKADGVLKESVGKRVGLTVHDKGKQDGFGYSWAMVGIPNDLPDDMPKCVSAAPFEKTRPGSGSFKVLP
- a CDS encoding Repetin yields the protein MSRTTAPSTRNYPRVIAVGAALLMTAGAAGVAVASGDDSARSASHAEAQAEPQAKPREAAALTGSAKMYRKTTEDVTFTFDAHLAAKDNRDPSKATGTFRFVHLEKPGGKGGWAKGRIDCLMTGGKVATATGIITDSNLKDIKGGRVGFTVHDQGKKDRVGYSWAAVGRPDGTKKLTKCTSSAPHEKVRQGTGDFQVVPWKVPYPTN
- a CDS encoding carbon-nitrogen hydrolase family protein, which gives rise to MPALRTALLQSSGQLGSVAENLKGLDDAAGRAAAAGAGLLVAPELFLTGYAIGDDIPRLAEPADGPSAAAIAEIAVRHGVAVAYGYPERDGERVFNSVQLIGPDGTRLANYRKTHLFGCFERDHFTPGEQAVVQAELGGLRIGLMICYDVEFPENVRAHALAGTDLLLVPTAQMHPFQFVADSVVPVRAFENQMYVAYVNRVGKEGEFEFVGLSTLAGPDGVARARAGRDEQLVFGDADPEFLAASRENNPYLRDRRPGLYASLI